The Peribacillus sp. FSL E2-0218 genome contains a region encoding:
- the rimI gene encoding ribosomal protein S18-alanine N-acetyltransferase has translation MSKTMTFRKMKTEDIDQVLHVETQSFTLPWSREAFYNELNHNQYAVYMVIEDEGKIAGYCGAWIVIDESHITNIAILPEYRGQKLGEALLRKMVEISIAMGVVRMTLEVRVSNVVAITLYEKLGFQKGGIRKNYYTDNLEDAYVMWVNFA, from the coding sequence ATGAGTAAAACAATGACGTTCCGAAAGATGAAAACGGAAGATATCGACCAAGTGCTGCACGTGGAAACACAGTCCTTTACTCTGCCTTGGAGCCGGGAAGCTTTTTATAATGAATTGAATCATAATCAATATGCCGTATACATGGTAATAGAGGACGAGGGGAAAATTGCCGGTTATTGCGGTGCATGGATCGTCATCGATGAATCGCACATCACCAATATTGCCATTCTGCCCGAATATCGAGGGCAAAAGCTTGGGGAAGCCTTGCTCAGGAAGATGGTTGAGATCTCCATTGCCATGGGTGTGGTGAGGATGACTCTTGAAGTTCGTGTCAGTAATGTAGTGGCCATTACACTTTATGAAAAGCTAGGTTTTCAAAAGGGTGGAATCCGGAAGAATTATTATACAGATAATCTAGAAGATGCTTATGTTATGTGGGTGAATTTTGCATGA
- the tsaD gene encoding tRNA (adenosine(37)-N6)-threonylcarbamoyltransferase complex transferase subunit TsaD: MKTDQLILGIETSCDETAAAVIKNGTEIVSNVVASQIESHKRFGGVVPEIASRHHVEQITIVIEEALLQAGVSYEDLDAIAVTEGPGLVGALLIGVNAAKAVAFAHGLPIVGTHHIAGHIYANRLIQEIEYPALSLVVSGGHTELVLLEEPGSFKVIGETRDDAAGEAYDKVARTLGLPYPGGPHIDRLAQMGSPSLKLPRAWLEGSYDFSFSGLKSAVINTLHNAEQRGEKIEPEDLAASFQASVIEVLVVKAVKAAKEYNVKQVLLAGGVAANKGLREALTEAFLELPIDLSIPPLYLCTDNAAMIGAAGSVMFEKGKRSGMDLNGNPGLDIEMF, translated from the coding sequence ATGAAAACAGATCAACTTATATTAGGAATAGAAACGAGCTGTGATGAAACCGCGGCTGCGGTCATCAAAAATGGAACAGAGATAGTAAGCAATGTCGTGGCTTCACAAATAGAAAGCCATAAACGTTTTGGCGGGGTCGTCCCTGAAATAGCCTCGCGTCATCACGTGGAGCAAATTACGATTGTAATTGAAGAAGCCCTGCTCCAGGCAGGTGTGAGCTATGAAGATTTGGATGCGATAGCTGTTACAGAGGGCCCTGGTCTGGTAGGGGCACTCCTGATAGGTGTGAATGCGGCTAAAGCGGTGGCTTTCGCCCATGGACTCCCGATTGTAGGGACACACCATATTGCCGGCCATATTTATGCGAATCGGCTTATTCAGGAAATTGAATACCCTGCATTATCTTTGGTCGTTTCAGGCGGCCATACCGAATTGGTCCTTTTGGAAGAACCGGGCTCCTTCAAGGTGATAGGGGAGACGCGTGATGATGCAGCAGGGGAGGCCTATGATAAAGTGGCACGGACCTTGGGGCTTCCTTATCCAGGCGGTCCGCATATCGATAGGCTTGCCCAAATGGGTTCACCTTCATTGAAGCTTCCCCGGGCGTGGCTGGAAGGCAGCTATGACTTTTCCTTCAGTGGATTGAAATCCGCCGTGATCAATACTTTGCATAATGCAGAACAGCGCGGGGAAAAGATTGAACCTGAAGATTTGGCTGCCAGCTTCCAGGCGAGCGTAATAGAAGTTCTCGTCGTGAAGGCTGTGAAGGCTGCCAAAGAGTACAATGTTAAACAGGTATTGCTTGCAGGGGGAGTTGCTGCGAATAAAGGGCTAAGGGAAGCGTTAACGGAGGCATTTTTGGAGTTGCCTATCGATCTATCCATCCCTCCCCTTTATCTTTGCACGGACAATGCGGCGATGATCGGTGCTGCTGGAAGTGTAATGTTCGAAAAGGGTAAACGCTCCGGAATGGATTTGAACGGAAACCCTGGATTGGATATAGAAATGTTTTAA
- a CDS encoding ABC-F family ATP-binding cassette domain-containing protein gives MILLQINQLSKYYGAELILSNMKLEVQNKDRIALVGRNGAGKSTLLKIIAGQLSHDGGEIIKPKGVTIGYMAQDTGLESELTIWDEMLTVFKDLMDQEKELRRLEADMAKPDIFGNEAVYQKVLNEYDALMVAFKEKGGYQYEADIRSVLHGLQFADFDYSTLISTLSGGQKTRLALGKLLLRKPDILILDEPTNHLDIETLSWLEQYLQSYQGAVLIVSHDRYFLDKVVNQVYEISRNNMKKYYGNYSSYLEGKAEDYERDMKLFEKQQGEIEKLRDFVQRNITRASTTKRAQSRRKQLEKMDVLDKPQGDEKSANFSFQIEKQSGNEVLHLQDLAIGYEDETVSKNINSRMTKGESIALVGPNGVGKSTLLKTIISKLPARAGSFRFGTNVEVSYYDQEQANLISNKRVLNELWDDYPLKPEKDIRTVLGNFLFSGDDVLKTVSTLSGGEKARLALAKMMMEKGNFLILDEPTNHLDLDSKLVLENALIDYPGTILFVSHDRYFINRIATKVIELSKEGNEEFLGDYDYYVEKKQEQAEIKALEQENQAKIVDVAVEKTNYKIDKEAKKAERQRKRRIEEIEAAMEQLEAEINEYNELLCDPNVFQDHEKVMEVQTKLDQAQETLDQLLEEWAELEE, from the coding sequence ATGATTTTATTACAAATCAATCAACTATCAAAATATTACGGAGCTGAACTTATTTTATCAAACATGAAGCTCGAAGTTCAGAATAAAGATCGAATTGCACTTGTCGGGCGGAATGGTGCGGGTAAATCCACATTGCTGAAAATCATAGCCGGCCAGCTATCGCATGATGGCGGTGAAATCATCAAGCCAAAAGGTGTCACGATCGGCTACATGGCACAGGATACCGGCCTTGAATCCGAGCTGACCATCTGGGATGAGATGCTGACCGTATTCAAGGATCTTATGGATCAAGAGAAGGAGCTGCGCCGCCTTGAAGCGGATATGGCCAAGCCTGATATCTTTGGAAATGAAGCCGTGTACCAAAAGGTGCTCAACGAATATGACGCACTGATGGTCGCATTCAAGGAAAAGGGCGGTTATCAGTATGAAGCGGATATCCGTTCCGTATTGCATGGCCTTCAGTTTGCAGACTTTGACTACTCTACCCTGATTTCCACATTGAGCGGCGGCCAAAAAACGAGGCTTGCGTTAGGGAAGCTGTTGCTAAGGAAACCGGATATATTGATACTCGATGAGCCGACGAACCATTTGGATATCGAAACCCTCTCATGGCTTGAACAATATTTACAGAGCTATCAAGGCGCTGTCCTCATCGTTTCCCATGACCGTTATTTCCTCGATAAAGTGGTCAATCAGGTTTATGAAATTTCCCGCAATAATATGAAAAAGTATTATGGGAATTATAGTTCCTACCTGGAGGGAAAAGCCGAGGATTATGAGCGGGACATGAAGCTGTTCGAGAAACAACAGGGGGAAATCGAAAAGCTCCGCGACTTTGTCCAACGGAACATCACAAGGGCGTCGACCACGAAAAGGGCGCAAAGCAGGCGCAAACAGCTTGAAAAGATGGACGTGCTGGACAAGCCGCAAGGTGATGAGAAATCCGCCAATTTTTCATTCCAGATTGAGAAGCAAAGCGGAAACGAAGTGCTCCACCTTCAGGATTTGGCGATCGGTTACGAAGATGAAACGGTTTCCAAAAACATTAACTCGCGGATGACGAAAGGCGAAAGCATAGCGCTAGTCGGTCCGAACGGGGTTGGAAAATCGACATTACTGAAGACGATCATCTCCAAGCTGCCTGCACGTGCCGGATCTTTCCGTTTCGGAACGAACGTCGAGGTCAGCTACTACGATCAAGAACAAGCCAACCTTATTTCCAATAAGCGCGTACTCAATGAATTATGGGATGACTATCCCCTTAAACCGGAAAAGGATATCCGCACGGTTCTCGGGAATTTCCTTTTTAGCGGGGACGATGTTTTGAAAACCGTGTCCACTTTAAGCGGCGGGGAAAAGGCCCGGCTGGCGCTGGCCAAGATGATGATGGAGAAAGGGAATTTCTTGATACTGGATGAGCCCACGAACCATTTGGATCTCGACAGTAAATTGGTGCTTGAAAATGCGTTGATCGATTATCCGGGAACGATACTTTTCGTCTCACATGACCGTTATTTCATAAATAGAATTGCCACCAAGGTCATCGAGCTCTCCAAGGAAGGCAATGAGGAATTCCTTGGTGATTATGATTATTATGTAGAGAAAAAACAAGAGCAAGCGGAGATCAAGGCGCTTGAACAGGAAAATCAAGCGAAAATCGTAGATGTGGCTGTCGAAAAAACGAATTACAAGATCGATAAGGAAGCTAAAAAGGCTGAACGGCAGAGAAAGCGGCGGATAGAGGAAATCGAAGCGGCCATGGAGCAGCTTGAAGCCGAAATAAACGAATACAATGAACTCCTTTGCGACCCAAATGTCTTTCAGGACCACGAAAAGGTGATGGAGGTCCAAACAAAGCTCGATCAAGCCCAAGAAACATTGGACCAGCTCCTCGAGGAATGGGCGGAACTGGAAGAATGA